In Marinobacter qingdaonensis, the sequence TCTTCCTTGCTCAGTACGTACACTTCGCACTCGAACTTGGTGTGCGGCTTGATGGAACCCGGCACACACAGAACCTGGCCACGCTCTACGTCGTCACGCTTGGTGCCACGCAGCAGCGCACCGATGTTCTCACCCGCACGACCTTCGTCGAGCAGCTTGCGGAACATCTCAACACCAGTACAGGTGGTCTTCTGAGTCTCGCGGATACCCACGATCTCAACTTCATCACCAGTCTTGATGATGCCACGCTCAACACGGCCGGTAACAACGGTACCACGACCAGAGATGGAGAATACGTCCTCGATCGGCATCAGGAACGGCTGATCGATCGCACGCTCCGGCTCAGGGATGTAGTCGTCCAGGGCTTCTACCAGCTTCTTAACAGCGGTAGTACCCATCTCGTTGTCATCCTTGCCTTCCAGCGCCATCAGCGCGGAACCGGTGATGATCGGAGTGTCGTCACCCGGGAAGTCGTACTGGCTCAGCAGATCACGAACTTCCATCTCAACCAGCTCGAGCAGCTCTTCATCGTCGACCATGTCGGCCTTGTTCAGGAACACAACGATGTAAGGAACGCCAACCTGACGGGACAGCAGGATGTGCTCACGAGTCTGCGGCATGGGGCCGTCAGCAGCGGAGCAAACCAGGATCGCGCCGTCCATCTGCGCCGCACCAGTGATCATGTTCTTCACATAGTCAGCGTGGCCCGGGCAGTCTACGTGTGCGTAGTGACGGGTCGGTGAGTCGTACTCAACGTGGGAAGTCGCGATGGTGATACCACGCGCCTTCTCTTCCGGTGCGTTATCGATCTGGTCGAACGCGCTCGCAGAACCTGTACCCCAAACTTCGTGACATACACGAGTCAGAGCAGCGGTCAGAGTGGTCTTACCATGGTCAACGTGACCAATGGTGCCAACGTTCAAGTGCGGCTTACTGCGATCAAACTTTTCTTTAGACATTCGACCAATCTCCCTAATCAACCTGGATCATAACGTTGACCGGATTAATAATGGAGCTCATGGGCGGATTTGAACCGCCGACCTCACCCTTACCAAGGGTGTGCTCTACCGACTGAGCTACATGAGCATTGCAAACCAAATTGGAGCGGGCAGCGGGAATCGAACCCGCGTCATCAGCTTGGAAGGCTGAGGTAATAGCCACTATACGATGCCCGCAAGCAATTAGTGGTGGAGGGGGCAGGATTCGAACCTGCGAAGGCGATGCCGTCAGATTTACAGTCTGATCCCTTTGGCCACTCGGGAACCCCTCCGAGTCAGTCCCGCATCCGCGAAACCGTTAAAACTTAAAGTGGAGCTGGCGGACGGAATCGAACCCCCGACCTGCTGATTACAAGTCAGCTGCTCTACCAACTGAGCTACGCCAGCTCACATTCGCCTCGTCAGCGAGGGCGGTATACTACGGACTTTTTTCGGCCGTTGCAACACCCTCACAGGGGTTGATTTCAATGAAATCAAAATTGCTGCCGCGGCCAGCCTCGACCGCCTGAACCAGATCCTCCGCGAGGTCGGGCTCAGCCTTAAAAACGAGCGCGTAGCTTATCTGATTTCGGGGGAAGTTGGCCAGTACTGCGTTAAGATTCTGGCCTTTTTTTTCTTCAAGCACGGATATTGCAGCCGAGCGGGACTCGAACAGCCCCAGGGAAATGGCGTTTCGGTTCTCGCCCTCGGTCACCAGGTAGGAGTCAATGCCCTGGCGCTGAATGCCCCGGAACTGCTTCAGAGCAACCGGCCTGGGCTGCGGCGGGATAATCACCCAATGAAAAGAGGGAAGCTCGCGGACCCGCTCTTCCAGCACCATACCCACCTCGTCGGCCAGAGGCTGGCTAGCCACCAGAGCCTCCCCCACCTCGCGACTATCAAACCAACCCAGACGCACGCAGGCCAGCCCCGGGGGCTCGGGCTGCGACTGGGCTGCGGCAGCCTGTACCGGCGCCGCCCCTGCCGCGTCGCTCGCAGGCTCCGGGGGTTCTGGCGGCGCTTCGCTCTTGAGACTGGCCACGCGCGGTAAGTTACCTGCGCCCACTGCGCCGGACACAGGTGGCGGCTGGAGCGCTTCCGCCCCATACCAGACAACGATGTTGACGAGCACCAGGAACAAGACCAGCCACCTCATGGCCTCTGATCCTCCTCGTCAATCAGCGCCAACCCATCCAGCACCAGCTCCCGAGCCACTACCGCGTTCAGGCCGAGGCCAACCAGGCGATCAGCATCGCCTCCCGTGACCAGCACTTGCCTCAATCCGGCGCGCTTGACGTCGTCGTGAATCCGCCCGACCATCGCCGCCGTTAACCAGGCCAGGCCATGATTCACGCACTGGGTGGTGGAGAGCCCGGGCGTCGTATCCAGCGCTTGGCTCGGATCAAACCCGATACGGGCGGCGTCCGTCCGAAGGCTGCGCACCATCATTTGCAGGCCGGGTAAAATGAAGCCACCGAGGTGCTGCCCCCCGGCAGACACGTAGTCGACCGTAACGGCGCTGCCGGCATCCACCACGGCCACACCCTGATCACTGCGACGCCAAGCGGCATACATGGCGTGCCAGCGGTCCGCACCCATTTTCTGGCAATCCGTGTAGCCGTTGACCAAACCGGACCTCTGGGGTTCAGCCCAGTGAAAACGGACCGGCGCGGAGGTCAACCGCGCCAACTGGCTGGCCAAGTCCAGACGCCTGCCTTCCGAGGCCACCGTCGATACGGCAACCCCGCTAATCTTATCCGCAAAAGGCCCCAGGCCGGCCAGCCATTCGGGCTCGTCGAGGGCACCGATTCCCTTTGAGACCACGCGCCCCTGATCGTCCAGGCGCCATTTCAGCCGGGAGTTGCCGGCATCAACCAGCAACTTCACGGCGACACCCTCAGGGAAATTTCACCGGCTCGCACCGCAACCGTTCCGCTTTCGGTGCGCACGAGATAGTTACCACCCTCATCGATACCGCAACCCATGCCATTAACCGTACCATCCCGAGCCTGGAGCGAACGGCCGGCAAAGATGTCCCGCTGCTGCCAGGGTGCCCGGAATTCCTGGAAGCCATACTCGGCAAAAATCCTTACTGAATCCTGAACCGCATTGATGATAGCGGCAGCGATCCGGTTTCGGGACCAGGACTGGCCCGGGTAAAATCCACCCAGACTGCTCCATGGTTGATCCACCTCTTTGGCATCGGCCATGTGGACATTAATCCCGATGCCGGCGATGACCTGCACGACCCCTTCCTGAAGCTCGCCCTGCAACTCAACCAGAATCCCGCCGAGTTTGCCCTGCGGCAGAAAGATATCATTCGGCCATTTTAGCCCTATACCCTCGGCGCCCAGCCCCTCCAGGGCATTGGCGACTGCCACGCCAAGCACCAGACTGAGTCCGTCCAGCACGGCAAAGCCACCATGAAAAGTCAGCCCCATGCTCAGGTACAGATTCTGGCCTCGGGGACTGCTCCAGGCTCGGCCACGCCGGCCTCGACCAGCGGTCTGGCAGTCTGCGATGGTGACTGGCACACCATCG encodes:
- a CDS encoding biotin--[acetyl-CoA-carboxylase] ligase, which encodes MKSKALITLLSDGAVHSGESLATALGVSRTAVWKQIRRAMEEGFRIETIRGRGYQLLSTVDLLDRDDILAELAPETRTGLSLRVLDEVDSTNAEVVRQIANGVDGVPVTIADCQTAGRGRRGRAWSSPRGQNLYLSMGLTFHGGFAVLDGLSLVLGVAVANALEGLGAEGIGLKWPNDIFLPQGKLGGILVELQGELQEGVVQVIAGIGINVHMADAKEVDQPWSSLGGFYPGQSWSRNRIAAAIINAVQDSVRIFAEYGFQEFRAPWQQRDIFAGRSLQARDGTVNGMGCGIDEGGNYLVRTESGTVAVRAGEISLRVSP
- the tuf gene encoding elongation factor Tu, with translation MSKEKFDRSKPHLNVGTIGHVDHGKTTLTAALTRVCHEVWGTGSASAFDQIDNAPEEKARGITIATSHVEYDSPTRHYAHVDCPGHADYVKNMITGAAQMDGAILVCSAADGPMPQTREHILLSRQVGVPYIVVFLNKADMVDDEELLELVEMEVRDLLSQYDFPGDDTPIITGSALMALEGKDDNEMGTTAVKKLVEALDDYIPEPERAIDQPFLMPIEDVFSISGRGTVVTGRVERGIIKTGDEVEIVGIRETQKTTCTGVEMFRKLLDEGRAGENIGALLRGTKRDDVERGQVLCVPGSIKPHTKFECEVYVLSKEEGGRHTPFFKGYRPQFYFRTTDVTGSCELPEGVEMVMPGDNVKMSVTLIAPIAMEDGLRFAIREGGRTVGAGVVAKIIE
- a CDS encoding type III pantothenate kinase, whose amino-acid sequence is MKLLVDAGNSRLKWRLDDQGRVVSKGIGALDEPEWLAGLGPFADKISGVAVSTVASEGRRLDLASQLARLTSAPVRFHWAEPQRSGLVNGYTDCQKMGADRWHAMYAAWRRSDQGVAVVDAGSAVTVDYVSAGGQHLGGFILPGLQMMVRSLRTDAARIGFDPSQALDTTPGLSTTQCVNHGLAWLTAAMVGRIHDDVKRAGLRQVLVTGGDADRLVGLGLNAVVARELVLDGLALIDEEDQRP